A single Calidifontibacter indicus DNA region contains:
- a CDS encoding siderophore-interacting protein, with product MTTLLDRIEQRAVSAYTAVTMAQMPTRTDLLQWPMTVRAITHPADQVRRFTFAADEFRGYAGNGPDEYFGLLIPTDGRLTMPDPNEANVRRAVHAMNPVDRPELRWYTLRAVRPDLGEADVDIVLHGDAGPGTAWASRARVGDRLGFRQGTALYLPQHDGHELLVADETGAPALAAIIDQHPDKPRTIIVEVPDTDHLSPLPVDADAHIVIRGDRAPGEAVLEVLPGLQWPALGYAWICGERALATGVRRHLVSERGVHRRKVMFSSFWQLGQARV from the coding sequence GTGACGACCCTGCTCGACCGCATCGAACAGCGCGCCGTGTCTGCGTACACCGCCGTCACGATGGCGCAGATGCCCACCCGCACCGACCTTCTGCAGTGGCCGATGACCGTCCGGGCGATCACCCACCCTGCCGACCAGGTGCGCCGTTTCACCTTCGCGGCCGATGAGTTTCGTGGCTACGCCGGCAACGGCCCCGACGAGTACTTCGGGTTGCTCATCCCCACCGACGGTCGGCTGACGATGCCCGACCCGAACGAGGCCAACGTACGGCGCGCGGTGCACGCGATGAACCCGGTCGACCGCCCCGAACTTCGGTGGTACACCTTGCGGGCGGTGCGCCCCGACCTCGGCGAGGCCGACGTTGACATCGTGTTGCACGGCGACGCCGGTCCCGGCACTGCCTGGGCGTCGCGAGCGCGCGTCGGTGACCGCCTGGGCTTCCGCCAGGGCACCGCGCTCTACCTGCCCCAGCACGACGGCCACGAACTGCTGGTCGCCGACGAAACCGGGGCCCCGGCGCTGGCCGCGATCATCGACCAGCACCCGGACAAGCCGCGCACGATCATCGTCGAGGTGCCGGACACCGATCACCTGTCGCCGCTGCCGGTCGACGCCGACGCGCACATCGTCATTCGCGGCGATCGCGCGCCCGGCGAAGCCGTGCTGGAGGTGCTGCCCGGTCTGCAGTGGCCCGCCCTCGGCTACGCGTGGATATGCGGCGAGCGTGCCCTCGCGACCGGCGTCCGGCGCCATCTGGTCAGCGAGCGCGGTGTGCACCGCAGGAAGGTCATGTTCTCCTCCTTCTGGCAGCTCGGCCAAGCCCGCGTCTGA
- a CDS encoding IclR family transcriptional regulator domain-containing protein: MVGQLGRLLARGVEVIQALGDAHDTMTMSDAVLAQPSRSGVVARREVDRAELDRELADTRAKGWCMTDQDLAVGIRSVAAPLRDATGRVVAALNVNAHAGQTSVDRLLEHHLPRLLSTASAISEDYVRRNQFR, translated from the coding sequence ATGGTGGGACAGCTCGGCCGATTGTTGGCCAGAGGCGTGGAGGTGATTCAGGCGCTCGGCGACGCCCACGACACGATGACCATGTCGGACGCGGTGCTCGCCCAGCCGAGCCGATCGGGGGTAGTCGCACGGCGCGAGGTCGACCGGGCCGAACTGGACCGGGAACTTGCGGATACTCGCGCCAAGGGGTGGTGCATGACCGATCAAGACCTCGCAGTGGGCATCCGTTCCGTGGCCGCGCCTCTGCGCGATGCGACGGGGCGTGTCGTTGCGGCTCTGAACGTCAACGCTCATGCCGGCCAGACCTCGGTGGACAGGTTGCTCGAACACCACCTGCCCAGACTGCTCTCTACGGCATCCGCGATCAGTGAGGACTACGTGCGTCGGAACCAGTTTCGGTGA